Proteins encoded by one window of Nocardia goodfellowii:
- a CDS encoding DUF418 domain-containing protein, which produces MTGDRDVWARVPELDALRGFAVCGAVIVQTWQVTGVPATVAPGVLDPTRQVLAVLAEGCFLPIFGVLFGLGFALFAERVAARAERPWLVLARRVLALGALGLAHQLFQPGEALLPYAVVALVILLPASAVPSWAVLVVGFAATAGAAMALWDGFGLLPGLFLLGMAAGRFGVVEFLRRRGWLVALVFALALPAAVLAGKWEYRTSYLDWGSPAPALAGLLGAVAYATGLLIVLHTDLGARAGAVLRPIGQMALTNYLGATALILMADSLLPDSGNYRTLLLLALAIMLVQAIFSGLWLRWLRYGPVEWLWRCVTWWDWVPIWQRRPQPVGLGLPHLG; this is translated from the coding sequence ATGACTGGCGATCGCGATGTCTGGGCGCGAGTCCCGGAACTGGACGCGCTGCGGGGGTTCGCCGTATGCGGGGCGGTGATCGTGCAGACCTGGCAGGTGACCGGTGTGCCCGCGACCGTGGCGCCCGGCGTGCTGGATCCGACGCGGCAGGTGCTGGCGGTGCTGGCCGAAGGGTGCTTTCTGCCGATCTTCGGGGTGCTGTTCGGCCTGGGCTTCGCGCTGTTCGCCGAACGCGTCGCGGCACGTGCGGAGCGGCCATGGCTGGTGCTGGCGCGCAGAGTGCTGGCACTGGGTGCGCTGGGGTTGGCACACCAGCTGTTTCAGCCGGGTGAGGCGCTATTGCCTTATGCCGTGGTGGCTTTGGTGATCCTGCTGCCCGCCTCGGCGGTGCCGAGCTGGGCGGTGCTGGTCGTCGGGTTCGCGGCCACGGCCGGGGCGGCGATGGCGCTCTGGGACGGATTCGGCCTTCTCCCGGGGCTCTTCCTGCTCGGGATGGCTGCCGGGCGGTTCGGCGTCGTCGAGTTCCTGCGGCGGCGTGGGTGGTTGGTGGCACTGGTGTTCGCGTTGGCCTTACCTGCCGCGGTGCTGGCGGGGAAGTGGGAGTACCGGACCTCTTACCTCGATTGGGGTAGCCCGGCGCCCGCGCTCGCGGGTCTGCTCGGCGCCGTGGCCTACGCGACAGGGCTGCTCATCGTGCTGCACACCGACTTGGGCGCACGCGCCGGTGCGGTGTTACGGCCGATAGGACAGATGGCGTTGACCAATTACCTCGGCGCGACGGCGCTGATCCTCATGGCCGACTCGCTGTTGCCGGACTCCGGTAACTATCGGACGCTGCTGCTCCTGGCCCTCGCGATCATGTTGGTGCAGGCGATATTCAGCGGATTGTGGTTGCGGTGGCTGCGCTACGGGCCGGTGGAATGGTTGTGGCGGTGCGTGACCTGGTGGGACTGGGTGCCGATCTGGCAACGACGGCCCCAACCCGTCGGCCTCGGTCTGCCGCACCTCGGGTAG
- a CDS encoding MlaD family protein — protein sequence MKIKPGSLASLAGIATILVLGAAYLTFGVVRYDPFADYTDASMVLKNSGGLGVGSPILLTGIAVGKVTSVDSTAAGVEVGFRIDADQRLPTDSVVTIEHLSALGEPYVQFVPKRAGGPYLRDGQRLDTADVRTPLSIAEVARMVTKTMNQLDPAVVDSLVRTMSTALTGTEAVMPELARSGDLLAATIMTRSPKIAELLNSFQFAAKDIDWANPALSDAAPNFVEFGKVLDGLVEAVGRVVATGNAPEMYLEGNGLVPFLEQVTRWLNEVGPELRALIPGLRPLADAVTSSAPKLDLSTLISQALQGTDDDAVRVRVTVK from the coding sequence ATGAAGATCAAGCCGGGTTCACTGGCCTCACTCGCCGGTATCGCCACCATTCTGGTCCTCGGCGCGGCCTATCTCACCTTCGGCGTGGTGCGCTACGACCCGTTCGCCGACTACACCGACGCTTCTATGGTGCTGAAGAATTCGGGCGGGCTCGGCGTCGGATCGCCGATCCTGCTCACCGGCATCGCGGTCGGCAAGGTGACCTCGGTCGACAGCACCGCGGCCGGTGTCGAGGTCGGCTTCCGAATCGACGCCGACCAGCGGCTGCCCACCGACAGCGTGGTGACCATCGAACATCTCTCCGCGCTCGGCGAGCCGTATGTGCAGTTCGTCCCGAAGCGGGCCGGCGGCCCCTACCTGCGCGACGGGCAGCGCCTGGACACCGCCGATGTGCGCACGCCGCTGTCCATCGCCGAGGTGGCCCGGATGGTCACCAAGACCATGAACCAGCTCGACCCGGCCGTAGTCGATTCGCTGGTGCGAACCATGAGCACAGCGCTCACCGGGACCGAGGCCGTCATGCCGGAGCTGGCCCGCTCCGGTGACCTGCTGGCCGCGACCATCATGACCCGCTCGCCCAAGATCGCCGAACTGCTCAACAGTTTCCAGTTCGCCGCCAAGGACATCGACTGGGCGAATCCGGCGCTGTCGGACGCGGCGCCGAACTTCGTCGAATTCGGCAAGGTGCTCGACGGACTGGTGGAGGCGGTGGGCCGGGTCGTCGCCACCGGCAATGCGCCGGAGATGTATCTGGAAGGCAATGGGCTGGTGCCGTTTCTGGAGCAGGTCACCCGGTGGCTCAACGAGGTCGGGCCGGAATTGCGGGCGCTGATTCCCGGGCTGCGGCCACTTGCCGACGCGGTCACCTCCAGTGCGCCGAAACTCGATCTCAGCACACTGATCTCGCAGGCCTTGCAGGGGACCGATGACGACGCGGTGCGGGTGCGGGTCACGGTCAAGTGA
- a CDS encoding MlaD family protein has translation MRTVTLRIPAGKLVRRTALALALTASVAVGGCGFDPSSVPVPGTSVPGPTYRLKIEFANVLNLPARAKVIANGAQVGTVEQVTVVPADRAPAGRGGYVVVDAEISESVRLPTSTIAELRQNTVLGDIHIALTTPPDGFDRLLGSDAVIDLAHSRPPVQLEDTMSAMALFVQGGAIGQLQDIINRFNTVLPQDPRETARISQVLGADAADLAAHLDEVDKALAGLSTNAQVLHDLRPELDNILSAESVQRVNGAAQSIDGVTKIFGVLGPVGESLVWLAPLARSGDAAAKAFVPLATGGPLDLRSPSNLAMLVAFLRDKVIPFAERGPKVNVTGVRVNSPEADAEQVDRMVQALRMIGVVR, from the coding sequence GTGAGAACCGTGACTCTGCGGATTCCGGCGGGGAAGCTCGTGCGGCGCACCGCGCTGGCGCTGGCGCTCACGGCGTCGGTCGCGGTCGGCGGTTGCGGATTCGACCCGTCGTCGGTGCCGGTGCCGGGCACCTCGGTCCCCGGCCCGACCTACCGGTTGAAGATCGAGTTCGCGAATGTGCTGAATCTGCCCGCGCGGGCGAAGGTTATCGCCAACGGCGCGCAGGTCGGCACCGTCGAACAGGTGACGGTGGTTCCCGCCGACCGGGCCCCGGCCGGGCGCGGTGGTTACGTGGTGGTCGACGCCGAGATCTCGGAGTCGGTGCGCCTGCCCACGAGCACCATCGCCGAGTTGCGGCAGAACACCGTGCTCGGTGACATCCACATCGCCTTGACCACGCCCCCGGACGGTTTCGACCGGCTGCTCGGCTCCGACGCCGTCATCGATCTGGCGCACAGCCGCCCGCCGGTGCAGCTCGAGGACACCATGTCCGCCATGGCGTTGTTCGTGCAGGGCGGTGCCATCGGCCAGTTGCAGGACATCATCAACCGGTTCAATACCGTGCTGCCGCAGGATCCGCGGGAAACCGCGCGGATCTCCCAGGTGCTGGGCGCCGACGCCGCGGACCTGGCCGCGCATCTGGACGAGGTGGACAAGGCACTGGCCGGGCTGAGCACCAATGCTCAAGTGCTGCACGATCTTCGGCCTGAACTCGACAACATCCTCAGCGCCGAGTCGGTGCAGCGGGTGAACGGGGCCGCACAGTCGATCGACGGTGTCACAAAGATATTCGGTGTGCTCGGACCGGTCGGTGAGTCGCTGGTATGGCTCGCGCCGCTGGCGCGCTCCGGCGACGCCGCGGCCAAGGCGTTCGTGCCGCTGGCCACCGGTGGTCCGCTGGATCTGCGCTCGCCGTCGAACCTGGCCATGCTGGTCGCGTTCCTGCGCGACAAGGTGATTCCGTTCGCCGAACGGGGACCGAAGGTGAATGTCACCGGCGTGCGGGTGAATTCGCCGGAGGCCGACGCCGAACAGGTGGACCGGATGGTGCAGGCACTGCGCATGATCGGAGTTGTGCGATGA
- a CDS encoding MlaD family protein translates to MLNRVLGSQAFMSIAGAVVIAVLAIAGYFVAFDPLRETRSYCAIMPDSIGLYEGNQVTMRGITVGTVTSVRNQGADVRVDFEVDAAHPVLADAAATTVSDTVVADRELAVLSSGKDTARWDSGCLTKTLTPKSLTQTLTALAQLSDQIVGPDPAQPNSLADGLSALDRATAGTGPQINELIMKLGSALKTPDADIANLAGIFDAFASVSVQVQKHWGDLQSMLTRLGPALHQANTELLGPGTELFDGLRQLLPMLNDITTMFGGQIGALLDQSVPLIKLLRANVGSLRDIVLTTPVVATAFRSVLDPQTGAVGISYAPPKVAIPQQNAEQVCAALDAISPGRCAGAADGMLHVSLTQLVLGSVGAQ, encoded by the coding sequence ATGCTGAACCGGGTACTCGGCAGCCAGGCGTTCATGTCGATCGCGGGGGCCGTCGTCATCGCCGTGCTCGCGATCGCGGGCTACTTCGTCGCCTTCGATCCGCTGCGTGAGACGCGGAGTTATTGCGCGATCATGCCGGACAGCATCGGGTTGTACGAAGGCAATCAGGTGACCATGCGCGGTATCACCGTCGGCACGGTGACTTCGGTGCGTAACCAGGGCGCCGACGTGCGCGTCGACTTCGAGGTGGACGCGGCTCATCCGGTGCTCGCCGACGCCGCGGCCACCACGGTCTCCGACACCGTCGTCGCGGACCGGGAACTGGCCGTGCTGTCCTCGGGCAAGGACACCGCGCGCTGGGACAGCGGCTGCCTCACCAAGACGCTGACTCCGAAGAGCCTTACCCAAACCCTCACCGCGCTGGCGCAATTGTCCGATCAGATCGTGGGACCCGACCCGGCGCAGCCGAATTCGCTCGCCGACGGCCTGTCCGCCCTGGACCGGGCGACCGCGGGCACCGGTCCGCAGATCAACGAGCTGATCATGAAGCTCGGCTCGGCGCTGAAGACGCCGGACGCCGATATCGCCAACCTCGCGGGGATTTTCGACGCGTTCGCGTCGGTGTCGGTGCAGGTGCAGAAGCACTGGGGTGACTTGCAGTCCATGCTGACCAGGCTGGGACCAGCGCTGCACCAAGCGAATACCGAACTGCTCGGACCGGGCACCGAACTGTTCGACGGGCTCCGGCAATTGCTGCCGATGCTCAATGACATCACCACCATGTTCGGCGGGCAGATCGGTGCGCTGCTCGACCAGAGCGTGCCGTTGATCAAGCTGCTGCGGGCCAATGTCGGGTCGTTGCGCGACATCGTGCTGACCACGCCGGTGGTCGCGACGGCGTTCCGCAGCGTGCTGGATCCGCAGACGGGCGCGGTCGGAATCAGTTACGCGCCACCGAAAGTCGCGATACCGCAGCAGAACGCGGAGCAGGTGTGTGCCGCGCTCGATGCCATCAGCCCCGGGCGGTGCGCGGGTGCGGCGGACGGCATGCTGCATGTTTCCTTGACCCAGCTGGTGCTGGGATCGGTTGGTGCGCAGTGA
- a CDS encoding MlaD family protein: MPGMISRLLGGDRRVLDDTAKRRREVRLGIVGVALLVIGIVAAGALYVVPFGKATYTAELSEAQSVKTGDDVRLAGVSVGSVTSLELKPDKVVMKFTVDNDVFVGDKSSLDVRMLTVVGGHYVALFPAGDKPLGGNAIPADRVRLPYSLVQTFQDATTPLSKIDGNTLRENLATLNQSVAAAPEAVRTTLDTLGSYIDAIDRQRTQVSNAISVASEYVRMYDGAKGDLRRLMDSANQLETALVDKRAEMREAVALFNSVVQRLALLAPTWDSTLKPRAQQLADALPKLEEMGGRLDPMIASAHALTSKLKELAIPEGGLVIDQSGATVPAPAGVCVPLPGKEC; the protein is encoded by the coding sequence ATGCCAGGCATGATCTCCCGCCTGCTCGGCGGCGACCGGCGCGTGCTCGACGACACGGCGAAGCGTCGCCGTGAGGTGCGGTTGGGCATTGTCGGCGTGGCGCTGCTGGTGATCGGCATCGTCGCGGCCGGCGCGCTGTACGTGGTGCCGTTCGGCAAGGCCACCTACACCGCCGAGCTGTCCGAGGCGCAGTCGGTGAAGACCGGTGACGACGTCCGCCTGGCCGGTGTCTCGGTCGGCTCGGTGACCTCGCTGGAGCTGAAGCCGGACAAGGTCGTCATGAAGTTCACCGTCGACAACGACGTGTTCGTCGGCGACAAGAGCTCGCTGGACGTGCGGATGCTGACCGTGGTCGGCGGCCACTACGTCGCGCTGTTCCCGGCCGGCGACAAACCGCTGGGCGGCAACGCGATTCCCGCGGACCGGGTACGCCTGCCCTACAGCCTGGTGCAGACCTTCCAGGACGCGACCACACCGCTGAGCAAGATCGACGGCAATACGCTGCGGGAAAATCTCGCGACCCTGAACCAGTCGGTGGCGGCCGCCCCCGAAGCGGTGCGCACCACCCTCGACACCCTGGGCAGCTACATCGACGCCATCGATCGTCAGCGCACCCAGGTGTCCAATGCCATCTCCGTCGCCAGTGAATACGTGCGGATGTACGACGGCGCCAAGGGCGATCTGCGGCGGCTGATGGACAGCGCGAACCAGCTGGAGACCGCGCTCGTGGACAAGCGCGCCGAAATGCGCGAGGCGGTGGCGCTTTTCAACAGCGTCGTGCAGCGGCTCGCGCTGTTGGCGCCGACCTGGGATTCCACCCTGAAGCCCCGGGCGCAGCAGCTCGCCGACGCGCTGCCGAAACTGGAGGAGATGGGCGGCCGGCTGGACCCGATGATCGCCTCCGCGCACGCGCTGACCTCGAAGCTGAAGGAGCTGGCGATCCCCGAGGGCGGGCTCGTCATCGACCAGTCCGGCGCCACCGTCCCGGCGCCGGCCGGAGTGTGTGTGCCGCTACCCGGGAAGGAGTGCTGA
- a CDS encoding MlaD family protein — protein MTVRAAAWRLVVFAGVMMVVLALVLTAIKRPVDGDTHAHDALFLDANGLKAGDDVRMYGVQVGKVERISLAGVKAKVRLTVRDSTPVYDNSVLAIRYQNLTGQRYIDLQQQPNPGLRLADDATIGTDMTIPSFDVTSLFNGLKPVLATMSPESVNKFTENMLAVLQGDGNGLGPAMESIAELSKYVGDRQQVIGTLVKNMSDIADRVGGRVHYLVPLLARLTDIFVSLQDNIGGLARFAMTAPSVLGPVDRLLSTLGLDQDGAADLDAQIRRLFPDPQQAVEVFGKLPGLLDAVDNALPHTVAGWKPQCSKGSAEVPAPLRVLIAGQQVSICQA, from the coding sequence ATGACGGTACGTGCGGCGGCTTGGCGGCTGGTGGTGTTCGCGGGCGTGATGATGGTGGTCCTGGCCCTGGTGCTCACCGCCATCAAGCGCCCGGTCGACGGTGACACGCACGCCCACGACGCGCTTTTCCTCGACGCCAACGGTCTCAAGGCCGGTGACGACGTGCGCATGTACGGCGTGCAGGTGGGCAAGGTGGAGCGCATTTCGCTGGCCGGTGTGAAAGCGAAAGTGCGTCTCACCGTGCGGGATTCGACGCCGGTCTACGACAACTCGGTCTTGGCGATCCGGTACCAGAATCTCACCGGGCAGCGCTACATCGACCTGCAACAGCAGCCGAATCCCGGTCTGCGGCTGGCCGACGACGCGACCATCGGCACCGACATGACGATTCCGTCCTTCGATGTGACCAGCCTGTTCAACGGACTGAAGCCGGTGCTGGCGACCATGTCGCCGGAGTCGGTCAACAAATTCACCGAGAACATGCTCGCGGTGCTGCAGGGGGACGGCAACGGGCTGGGCCCGGCGATGGAGTCCATCGCCGAACTCAGCAAGTATGTCGGCGACCGGCAGCAGGTGATCGGCACACTGGTCAAGAACATGTCCGATATCGCCGACCGGGTCGGCGGGCGCGTGCACTACCTGGTGCCGCTGCTGGCGCGGCTGACCGACATCTTCGTCTCGCTGCAAGACAACATCGGCGGCCTGGCACGCTTCGCGATGACCGCGCCCTCGGTGCTCGGACCGGTGGACCGGCTGCTGAGCACGCTCGGCTTGGACCAGGACGGCGCGGCGGATCTGGACGCGCAGATCCGCCGGTTGTTCCCCGATCCGCAGCAGGCGGTCGAGGTGTTCGGCAAGCTGCCCGGTTTGCTCGACGCCGTCGACAACGCGCTGCCGCACACCGTCGCGGGCTGGAAACCGCAGTGCAGCAAGGGGTCCGCGGAGGTCCCGGCCCCGCTGCGGGTGCTCATCGCCGGACAGCAGGTGTCGATATGCCAGGCATGA
- a CDS encoding MlaD family protein — protein sequence MPEYGLPGVAADKRKARTVGVVLVAIIAVVALATSLYRNLRTEDGLRIALHTEEVGDGVSAGTQVRLDGVQVGKVEEVSPDARGTQRIMVRLDENRLHSIDDSLRVDYAPANLFGISELELLRGTGGSPLRPGSVIDLTGPRADRVYDATMGSILRSLSQVGAAVLTPQLATVIAQVSADFKAMTPLVEALITVSKIIADNQNMPSSELLGKLGPAFDGGGAFAGATIQILDQIHDIRIIQTDKDRYDVGVAALTGKILPGLSTTVTAAGAQLAEATDMLAPMLTVLAQMVPRPQQSAAELRLLLERLRAAMPETPDGPVLNLEVELANVPGIAVPLFGQGGPR from the coding sequence GTGCCTGAATACGGTTTGCCCGGCGTCGCCGCGGACAAGAGGAAAGCGCGCACGGTCGGAGTGGTGCTCGTCGCGATCATCGCGGTGGTGGCCTTGGCGACCTCGCTGTATCGGAATCTGCGCACCGAGGACGGGTTGCGCATCGCGTTGCACACCGAGGAGGTCGGCGACGGTGTGAGCGCGGGCACCCAGGTGCGCCTGGACGGCGTGCAGGTGGGCAAGGTCGAGGAAGTCTCCCCGGATGCCCGCGGCACGCAGCGAATCATGGTGCGGCTGGACGAAAACCGGCTGCACAGCATCGACGACAGCCTGCGCGTGGATTACGCGCCCGCCAACCTGTTCGGCATCAGCGAACTCGAATTGCTGCGTGGCACGGGCGGTTCGCCGCTGCGGCCGGGCAGCGTCATCGATCTGACCGGACCGCGGGCGGATCGCGTGTACGACGCCACCATGGGTTCGATTCTGCGCAGTCTGTCCCAGGTCGGCGCGGCCGTGCTGACACCGCAGCTGGCCACGGTCATCGCACAGGTGTCCGCGGACTTCAAGGCGATGACCCCGTTGGTGGAGGCGCTGATCACGGTGTCGAAGATCATCGCCGACAACCAGAACATGCCCAGCTCGGAGTTGCTCGGCAAGCTGGGCCCGGCCTTCGACGGCGGCGGCGCGTTCGCGGGCGCGACCATCCAGATCCTCGATCAGATCCACGACATCCGGATCATCCAGACCGACAAGGATCGATACGACGTGGGCGTCGCGGCGCTGACCGGCAAGATCCTGCCGGGGCTGTCGACCACGGTGACGGCGGCCGGCGCGCAGTTGGCGGAGGCCACCGACATGCTCGCCCCGATGCTGACCGTGCTGGCGCAGATGGTGCCGCGACCGCAACAGTCCGCCGCGGAGCTGCGGCTGCTGCTGGAGCGGTTGCGCGCGGCCATGCCGGAGACGCCGGACGGCCCGGTGCTGAATCTGGAGGTCGAGCTAGCGAACGTGCCCGGTATCGCGGTGCCGCTGTTCGGTCAGGGAGGTCCGCGATGA
- a CDS encoding MlaE family ABC transporter permease, whose protein sequence is MTTSAYAPKGFRWVRRYFRRGSRVVRAVDMLGFIAVFVWQVLAAVPLTLKRYRGETMRAITDMTWGRGSIVVGGGTVPMMIVLGLVMGASVAVESFATLDMLGMGPVTGVVSAYATTRELAPIAAAVGFAAQAGCRITAEIGSMRISEEIDAIESLGLRSVPFVVTTRVIAGALAIVPTFLIALILSYAACRGLITLVHGQSAGVYDHYFFQFVAGFDVIAAVIKVAIFGTVVILVHSYYGFFATGGPEGVGIASGRAVRASFVSIIAIDMVLSIVLWGFNSAISFTG, encoded by the coding sequence ATGACGACCTCCGCCTACGCCCCCAAGGGTTTTCGCTGGGTCCGCCGGTACTTCCGGCGCGGTAGCCGCGTGGTCCGCGCCGTCGACATGCTCGGTTTCATCGCCGTGTTCGTCTGGCAGGTGCTCGCGGCCGTCCCGTTGACGCTCAAGCGGTATCGCGGCGAAACCATGCGTGCCATCACCGACATGACCTGGGGCCGCGGCTCCATCGTGGTCGGCGGCGGCACGGTGCCGATGATGATCGTGCTCGGCCTGGTGATGGGCGCCTCGGTGGCCGTCGAGTCGTTCGCGACGCTGGACATGCTGGGGATGGGCCCGGTCACCGGCGTGGTTTCCGCCTACGCGACCACCCGCGAGCTGGCGCCGATCGCCGCCGCGGTCGGGTTCGCCGCGCAGGCGGGCTGCCGGATCACGGCCGAGATCGGCTCCATGCGCATCTCCGAGGAGATCGACGCCATCGAGTCGCTGGGCCTGCGCTCGGTGCCGTTCGTGGTGACCACCCGGGTGATCGCGGGTGCGCTGGCCATCGTGCCGACGTTCCTGATCGCGCTGATCCTGTCCTACGCCGCCTGCCGCGGGCTGATCACGCTGGTGCACGGGCAGTCCGCGGGCGTCTACGACCATTACTTCTTCCAGTTCGTCGCCGGGTTCGACGTCATCGCCGCGGTCATCAAGGTGGCCATTTTCGGGACCGTGGTGATTCTGGTGCACAGCTATTACGGCTTCTTCGCCACGGGCGGTCCCGAAGGCGTGGGTATCGCGTCCGGACGGGCGGTGCGGGCCAGTTTCGTGTCGATCATCGCCATCGACATGGTGCTGTCCATCGTGCTGTGGGGTTTCAACTCGGCGATCAGTTTTACGGGGTGA
- a CDS encoding MlaE family ABC transporter permease, translated as MTSDTRAALEQLELLRQEKRRESPAQVVRKNFSDTVVSSLRTFGRAVGMAEESVTGAAGDIARGKFQWREAILQAWRLITVTTIPAILIAIPFGVIVSIQVGNLIHTLGADSLLGATGGLGVIKQGAPMATGFLLGGAGAAAIAADLGARTIREEIDALHTMGISPIHRLVIPRMAAMLLVAPLLNILIIFVGVLAGYAVAIAGQGVTPGSYWATFGSFTTTADVWVSLLKALIFGFLVVIIACQRGLEAKGGPRGVADAVNAAVVLSVVSIVIVNLAMTQVTAMFLPTKLA; from the coding sequence ATGACCTCGGATACCCGCGCAGCCCTGGAACAGCTGGAACTGCTGCGGCAGGAGAAACGCCGCGAATCCCCGGCGCAGGTCGTCCGCAAGAATTTCTCCGACACCGTGGTGTCGTCGCTGCGTACCTTCGGTCGCGCGGTGGGCATGGCCGAGGAATCGGTGACCGGCGCGGCCGGCGATATCGCGCGCGGCAAGTTCCAGTGGCGCGAGGCCATCCTGCAAGCCTGGCGCCTGATCACGGTCACCACCATTCCGGCGATTCTCATCGCGATCCCGTTCGGCGTGATCGTCTCGATCCAGGTCGGCAACCTCATCCACACCCTCGGCGCGGATTCGCTGCTCGGCGCGACCGGCGGCCTCGGCGTGATCAAGCAGGGCGCCCCGATGGCCACCGGCTTCCTGCTCGGCGGCGCGGGCGCCGCCGCGATCGCCGCGGACCTCGGCGCGCGCACCATCCGCGAGGAGATCGACGCGCTGCACACCATGGGTATCAGCCCGATTCATCGGCTGGTGATCCCACGCATGGCGGCCATGCTGCTGGTGGCGCCGCTGCTCAACATCCTCATCATCTTCGTCGGCGTGCTCGCCGGATACGCGGTCGCGATCGCCGGACAGGGTGTGACGCCGGGCAGCTACTGGGCCACCTTCGGCTCCTTCACCACCACCGCGGACGTGTGGGTTTCGCTGCTCAAGGCCCTGATCTTCGGGTTCCTCGTGGTGATCATCGCCTGCCAGCGCGGACTGGAGGCGAAAGGCGGGCCGCGCGGTGTGGCCGACGCGGTGAACGCGGCCGTGGTGCTGTCGGTGGTCTCGATCGTCATCGTGAACCTGGCGATGACCCAGGTCACCGCCATGTTCCTACCCACGAAGCTGGCATAG
- a CDS encoding DUF4377 domain-containing protein — translation MRLRLSHVALFGLAILPVATACTSPSLAESPAVSAAAPGTSAREGAFGNFGTVHPPGSSADAETVLELDVAQETMRCTETSDEQCLQIRRDPNGPWELCYDGIDGFDHDRGYRYHLRVEQSPAENPRAEAPAWRLLEVLDKQRVISATGSPLNNTGLEGPAR, via the coding sequence ATGCGACTTCGGCTGTCTCATGTGGCCCTGTTCGGCCTCGCGATCCTGCCGGTGGCGACCGCCTGCACCTCACCGTCACTGGCCGAGTCCCCCGCGGTATCCGCCGCAGCTCCAGGTACTTCCGCACGTGAGGGCGCGTTCGGCAACTTCGGCACCGTGCACCCGCCGGGCAGCTCCGCCGACGCCGAGACAGTGCTCGAGCTCGACGTCGCGCAGGAGACCATGCGCTGCACCGAGACCTCCGACGAACAGTGCCTGCAAATCCGCCGCGACCCGAACGGCCCCTGGGAGCTCTGCTACGACGGGATCGACGGATTCGACCACGATCGGGGCTACCGCTATCACCTGCGGGTGGAGCAGAGTCCGGCCGAGAACCCCCGGGCGGAGGCGCCCGCGTGGCGGCTGCTCGAGGTGCTCGACAAACAGCGCGTCATCTCCGCGACCGGTTCGCCCCTGAACAACACCGGTCTGGAGGGCCCCGCGCGCTGA
- a CDS encoding LysR family transcriptional regulator, whose translation MPLSPRVPDLAALDLLLSVIELGSLGRAAQAHGISQPSASSRIRYLERLVGTAVLERTTLGSRPTPAGALIAEWARRVIDAAEQLDAGLDTLRTERDSRLRVAASQTVAEYLFPGWLMTMRAAAPEVTIALEAGNSVEVAQAVLDGKAGIGFVESPQPFPGLESHEVARDTLVVVVAPQHEWARRGSVGLAELAATPLIQREPGSGSRTLFETVVAQALPDWVPNIALELSSTTAIKTSVAADVGVSVLSSLAVASDVAAGHLVVPEIPDLDLRRSLRAVWPVGQRLSGPARELYSIALRAFS comes from the coding sequence ATGCCCTTGTCGCCGCGCGTACCGGATCTGGCCGCGCTGGATCTGCTGCTCTCGGTCATCGAACTGGGCAGCCTCGGTCGCGCGGCGCAGGCGCACGGCATCAGTCAGCCGTCGGCCTCCTCGCGTATTCGCTATCTGGAGCGGCTGGTCGGAACGGCGGTGCTGGAACGGACAACGCTCGGTTCCCGGCCCACGCCCGCGGGCGCGTTGATCGCCGAGTGGGCACGGCGGGTGATAGACGCGGCCGAGCAGTTGGACGCGGGCCTCGACACACTGCGCACCGAACGCGATTCGCGGCTGCGGGTAGCCGCGAGCCAGACCGTCGCCGAGTACCTGTTTCCGGGTTGGCTGATGACGATGCGCGCGGCCGCGCCCGAGGTCACCATCGCGCTGGAGGCCGGCAACTCCGTCGAGGTCGCGCAGGCGGTGCTCGACGGTAAGGCCGGAATCGGATTCGTGGAGAGCCCGCAGCCCTTTCCGGGCCTGGAGAGTCACGAGGTGGCTCGCGACACCTTGGTGGTCGTCGTCGCGCCACAGCACGAATGGGCTCGCCGCGGTTCGGTCGGGCTGGCCGAGCTGGCGGCGACCCCGCTGATTCAGCGCGAGCCCGGTTCGGGCAGTCGCACGCTCTTCGAAACCGTTGTCGCGCAAGCTCTTCCGGATTGGGTGCCGAATATCGCGCTGGAGCTGTCCTCCACCACCGCCATCAAAACCTCGGTCGCCGCGGATGTCGGTGTCTCGGTCCTGAGTTCGCTCGCCGTTGCTTCGGACGTCGCCGCGGGCCACCTGGTGGTTCCCGAGATACCCGATCTGGATTTGCGCCGCAGTCTGCGTGCGGTGTGGCCGGTCGGTCAGCGCCTCAGTGGTCCGGCGCGGGAGCTGTATTCGATTGCGCTGCGCGCCTTCTCATAG